The DNA region ATTCCGAATAGGATTTACAATGTGAATTCAACTCTATAAAATCAAACACAATTATACCGATAGAGAGAGTAGAGTCGTGAATCTGTGATAAAGTTAGATCTTTCATTGAttgtgtttagggtttcttctttgattttgaTAATCTGGCTACTGTCAAAACAATGGATGATAAAGTTAAAAAGAGAGATTTAATTTGTGAACTTCCAGATGAGTTGCTGTTGAAGATACTGTCTTCGCTTCCTAGTAAAGATGCTGTAGCCACGAGTGTCTTGTCGAAACGGTGGCAATCTCTTTGGAAGGAGATGAAGACATTCAGATATGATGAGGAACTTCGATGTGGTAATGCTAGAATTGCTTCTAAGCTTACGCTATTTATAAGTAGAAGATCAAGAGTAGAGATCTTGCAGCTCAAGCTGACCCCATGTTATGAAAAAACAATCATCAAACGTTTGGTTAACAATGCAGTTGCTCGCTCTTTGAGAGAGCTGAGAATTGAGATGGTTTACGATTCATTCGAGTTGCCTGAAAGCTTGTTTTCCTGTCCACAACTTGAAACCCTAATACTCCAGAAACTAAGCCTCGTGGATGTTCCACCTAATGCTGATTTGTCCAGCCTCAAACATCTCCACCTTTTATCAGTTAGGTTTTCATACGACGAATCTGTGAAAACGCTTCTAAGCATATGTCCACGTCTTGAAGAATTGGTTGTGAGACGAAGCTCCTATACAAATGTGAAGATATTTGCCATCAATGTCCCTACGCTGAGGAGTTTGTCTGTCGATAATTCGTCTGGGAAATCTAGGCCTAAAGGTGTCCACGGGTTTGAGATTAATGCACCTTCTTTGAGGTGTTTTAGCATTAGGGATAGCTTCAGCAACTATTTACGGTTTAGAAATATGCCAAAGCTGGTCAAGTCTACTGTCAACGTTGTTTGTGACATTATGATATGAacctttttaaatatggtaGGTTAAGTTTTCTCTCAATCCTAATCTCTTTCAGGTATTAGagttattttttgaaaattattttcttattaactGATTCAAACAAGTTTTACCTTCAAAAGTATACTATAAAGGTACAGTGAACCACATTATTATGTCAAGATCGAATCCAAAAAGACGAAAGTTACATTACAAATCTAGAAGAAAAGAGTAGAGTTAAGACGTAAAAGAGCTTCGTTTGTTTACTAAACGAAAGTTACATTACATTACATTACTTTCTTGTTAAGCTAATAAACAAAGACGTTCCATTACTAAAGCTAAACAAGAAAGTAACTTGCAAAAAGTAAGAACGATCTCAGGAAATCTCAACAACAAATATTGACAGAAAATGTATCAAGGACCGTTATTAAATCATTAGACTAGATTAACAAGTTTGCGAGGTGTCCGAAACTTCTAAGTTCTAACAATCAATTCCCGTAAGCTAAGAGTAGCTCATAtgttttaattagattttttttttataaatcgaaTTGTATAAGATGTTAGCTTTAATATTTGTCCTTTTTTGGTTGGTCATTGACGGACAAGTACGAGTTCGGGAATGGTTACACTCTCCGTTTTGGTATGAATTGAGTTTTGTGTTGGTTCGCTGCAATTACATATACTAACAATTCAGATTATCTCTATGCTGAAGCTCCCTTATCTTCTGCCTGATTTAACTCCTTT from Raphanus sativus cultivar WK10039 chromosome 8, ASM80110v3, whole genome shotgun sequence includes:
- the LOC130499114 gene encoding putative FBD-associated F-box protein At1g50980, with amino-acid sequence MDDKVKKRDLICELPDELLLKILSSLPSKDAVATSVLSKRWQSLWKEMKTFRYDEELRCGNARIASKLTLFISRRSRVEILQLKLTPCYEKTIIKRLVNNAVARSLRELRIEMVYDSFELPESLFSCPQLETLILQKLSLVDVPPNADLSSLKHLHLLSVRFSYDESVKTLLSICPRLEELVVRRSSYTNVKIFAINVPTLRSLSVDNSSGKSRPKGVHGFEINAPSLRCFSIRDSFSNYLRFRNMPKLVKSTVNVVCDIMI